In Nomascus leucogenys isolate Asia chromosome 11, Asia_NLE_v1, whole genome shotgun sequence, the following proteins share a genomic window:
- the SPTSSB gene encoding serine palmitoyltransferase small subunit B encodes MDLRRVKEYFSWLYYQYQIISCCAVLEPWERSMFNTILLTIIAMVVYTAYVFIPIHIRLAWEFFSKICGYHSTISN; translated from the coding sequence ATGGATTTGAGGCGTGTGAAGGAATATTTCTCCTGGCTGTACTATCAATACCAAATCATTAGCTGCTGTGCTGTTTTAGAGCCCTGGGAGCGATCTATGTTTAACACCATCTTACTAACCATTATTGCTATGGTGGTATACACTGCCTATGTCTTTATTCCAATCCACATTCGCCTGGCTTGggaatttttctcaaaaatatgtgGATATCACAGTACAATTTCTAATTGA